Proteins from a genomic interval of Streptomyces sp. Tu6071:
- a CDS encoding PRC-barrel domain-containing protein, protein MAKSKRLGAPGELDGLDVYDDGGEKIGGVDEVYLDDRTGRPEWVTVRTGLLGLREHFVPLAGAVREGRRITVPWPKDRVRDAPRPGDAEDHIDAAEESALYAYYGLPADTVPEEIEGDEE, encoded by the coding sequence GTGGCGAAGAGCAAGCGGCTCGGTGCGCCGGGTGAGCTGGACGGCCTCGATGTCTACGACGACGGCGGCGAGAAGATCGGCGGCGTCGACGAGGTCTACCTGGACGACCGCACGGGGCGTCCCGAGTGGGTCACGGTCCGTACGGGGCTGCTGGGCCTGCGCGAGCACTTCGTGCCGCTCGCGGGCGCGGTCCGCGAGGGCCGTCGCATCACCGTCCCGTGGCCGAAGGACCGCGTCCGGGACGCGCCGCGCCCCGGCGACGCGGAGGACCACATCGACGCCGCGGAAGAGAGCGCCCTGTACGCGTACTACGGGCTCCCGGCGGACACCGTGCCGGAGGAGATCGAGGGCGACGAGGAGTGA
- a CDS encoding DUF1349 domain-containing protein, translating to MTTDSTHAVEWTAGEWLNRPPALRTDEEDGALLVTAAEGSDFWRTTSYGFVRDTGHALLAPFARDSAVEVTFRADLPELYDQAGLLVRVAPDTWVKAGVETSDGVPHLGAVVTHGTSDWSLAPVPDWAGQDVTIRVSRTGDALTVRARTAASPWRMVRLARLDPEAEATAGPFCCSPERAGLTVRFTRFTTGPADRGLHEGV from the coding sequence ATGACGACGGACAGCACGCACGCGGTGGAGTGGACGGCGGGGGAGTGGCTGAACCGGCCGCCCGCGCTCCGTACGGACGAGGAGGACGGGGCGCTGCTCGTCACGGCGGCCGAGGGCAGCGACTTCTGGCGCACGACCTCCTACGGCTTCGTACGGGACACGGGCCACGCCCTGCTCGCGCCCTTCGCCCGCGACAGCGCCGTGGAAGTCACCTTCCGCGCCGACCTCCCCGAGCTGTACGACCAGGCCGGCCTCCTCGTCCGGGTCGCCCCGGACACCTGGGTCAAGGCCGGAGTCGAGACGAGCGACGGCGTCCCGCACCTCGGGGCCGTCGTCACCCACGGCACCTCGGACTGGTCCCTCGCGCCCGTCCCCGACTGGGCGGGCCAGGACGTCACGATCCGGGTGAGCCGCACGGGCGACGCCCTCACGGTCCGCGCGAGGACGGCCGCGAGCCCGTGGCGCATGGTCCGCCTCGCCCGGCTCGACCCGGAGGCGGAGGCCACGGCGGGCCCGTTCTGCTGCTCCCCGGAGCGCGCCGGGCTGACCGTCCGGTTCACCCGTTTCACGACCGGCCCGGCGGACCGGGGGCTGCACGAAGGGGTGTGA
- a CDS encoding FUSC family protein → MLDQQRAKLRGELGASWRRLRGEGTAPARVAHLWGRVRREATVVRSVRAAGAATLAYVVAQHVSDTPAPLTAPLTALITVQVTLYATLTSGVRRVNAVIAGVLVAIGFSALVGLTWWSLGLLILAALVVGHLVRVSEFVPEVAISAMLVLGVSRVTDTAWDRVLETVIGAAVGLLVNVVLAPPVWTGTAGDALEDLARRMRRLLLRIGEELSSSDPVRETRATLQEARDLDKDIAEVDAALRQAEESLRFNPRVREGLLNRVVLRTGLDTLEICTVVLRVLARTFTDLARVRESEDTAALFEPKAARAVESLLAQVADAIVSFSVLVTHPVSESAEAAEDRLAAELHAARRERARVGTLLRESARTEDGHWYLYGALLTEVDRILAELALEQRSQRLLDELDRNAREQRERHPLLTRARTRLVPRRPGSRLPGQRSGTARGRKTRAGQDA, encoded by the coding sequence GTGCTTGATCAACAGCGGGCGAAGCTCAGGGGAGAGCTGGGGGCGTCGTGGCGGCGGCTGCGCGGCGAGGGCACCGCGCCGGCGCGCGTGGCGCACCTGTGGGGGCGGGTGCGGCGCGAGGCGACCGTGGTGCGCTCCGTACGGGCCGCGGGGGCCGCGACGCTCGCGTACGTCGTCGCGCAGCACGTGAGCGACACCCCGGCCCCGCTCACCGCCCCGCTCACCGCGCTCATCACCGTGCAGGTCACGCTCTACGCGACCCTCACCAGCGGGGTCCGCCGCGTCAACGCGGTCATCGCGGGGGTCCTCGTCGCGATCGGGTTCAGCGCGCTCGTGGGGCTGACGTGGTGGAGCCTCGGGCTGCTCATCCTGGCGGCGCTCGTCGTGGGGCACCTCGTGCGGGTGAGCGAGTTCGTGCCGGAGGTGGCGATCAGCGCGATGCTCGTGCTCGGCGTCAGCCGGGTCACGGACACGGCCTGGGACCGGGTGCTCGAAACGGTGATCGGCGCGGCGGTGGGCTTGCTCGTCAACGTCGTGCTCGCGCCGCCGGTGTGGACCGGGACGGCGGGGGACGCGCTGGAGGATCTGGCCCGGCGGATGCGGCGGCTCCTGCTGCGCATCGGCGAGGAGCTGAGCAGCAGCGACCCGGTGCGCGAGACCCGGGCCACGCTCCAGGAGGCGCGCGATCTCGACAAAGACATCGCGGAGGTGGACGCGGCGCTGCGGCAGGCGGAGGAGAGCCTGCGGTTCAACCCGCGCGTGCGCGAGGGGCTGCTCAACCGGGTCGTGCTGCGCACGGGGCTCGACACGCTGGAGATCTGCACGGTGGTCCTGCGGGTGCTCGCGCGCACCTTCACGGACCTGGCCCGGGTACGGGAGTCCGAGGACACCGCCGCGCTCTTCGAGCCGAAGGCCGCGCGGGCCGTGGAAAGCCTGCTCGCCCAGGTCGCCGACGCGATCGTCAGCTTCTCGGTGCTCGTGACGCACCCGGTGAGCGAGAGCGCGGAGGCCGCCGAGGACCGCCTCGCCGCCGAACTCCACGCCGCCCGCCGCGAACGCGCCCGCGTCGGCACGCTGCTGCGCGAGAGCGCCCGCACGGAGGACGGTCACTGGTACCTGTACGGGGCGCTCCTGACCGAGGTCGACCGCATCCTCGCCGAACTCGCTTTGGAACAGCGCTCCCAGCGGCTCCTGGACGAACTCGACCGCAACGCCCGCGAACAACGCGAACGCCACCCCCTGCTGACCCGCGCCAGGACCCGCCTCGTCCCCCGCCGTCCCGGGTCCCGCCTGCCGGGCCAGCGGAGCGGCACCGCGAGAGGGAGAAAGACGCGGGCGGGGCAGGACGCCTGA
- a CDS encoding MFS transporter, which produces MTPPPAEDPSAAGSSAPTARTPVAPLALPPPHRAGTPAFRRASGALFAAGLGTFMTLYCVQALLPSLAHDLDLSPAGASLSVSVATLAMAIGVIPLTALSDAWNRTTMMSLALGAAAVFGVASAFAPNFPVLLVLRLLQGLALAGLQATAMSYLSEEVHPGSLGGAMGLYVAGNGIGGMLGRLAADGVLQVTHSWRWSIGAVGVIAAVCALVFRLTIPASVRFVPKGASPRALARGVVRALPDSGLLRLYLIGFVAMAAFVTVYNYLGFRLIAPPFSLSEGTAGLLFVTYVSGSFSSALAGRLVDRLSRRLVLVPALLVTLGGLALMLIPSLGGVIPGLVVFTMGFFAAHAVASGWVGARSKAIGVQGAAVYLFFYYVGSALGGSAGGTVYGHGHWSALTLYSGVLVLVGLLSALSLGRSRNGGGTGASGAAASGGRRPTTAVEVPAAAPRTPERS; this is translated from the coding sequence GTGACCCCGCCCCCCGCCGAAGACCCCTCCGCCGCCGGTTCCTCAGCCCCCACCGCCCGCACCCCCGTCGCCCCGCTCGCGCTCCCGCCGCCCCACCGCGCGGGCACCCCCGCCTTCCGGCGGGCATCGGGCGCCCTTTTTGCCGCCGGCCTCGGCACCTTCATGACGCTCTACTGCGTCCAGGCGCTCCTGCCCTCCCTCGCGCACGACCTCGACCTCTCCCCGGCGGGCGCCTCGCTCAGCGTCTCCGTCGCGACGCTCGCGATGGCCATCGGCGTCATCCCGCTCACCGCGCTCTCGGACGCCTGGAACCGCACCACGATGATGTCGCTCGCGCTCGGCGCCGCGGCCGTCTTCGGCGTCGCCTCCGCCTTCGCCCCGAACTTCCCCGTCCTCCTCGTCCTGCGCCTGCTCCAGGGCCTCGCGCTCGCCGGGCTCCAGGCCACCGCGATGTCGTACCTCTCCGAAGAGGTGCACCCCGGCTCGCTCGGCGGCGCGATGGGCCTGTACGTCGCCGGCAACGGCATCGGCGGCATGCTCGGCCGCCTCGCCGCGGACGGCGTCCTCCAGGTCACCCACTCCTGGCGCTGGTCGATCGGCGCGGTCGGCGTCATCGCCGCCGTGTGCGCGCTCGTCTTCCGCCTCACCATCCCGGCATCGGTCCGCTTCGTCCCCAAGGGCGCCTCCCCCCGCGCCCTCGCGCGCGGCGTCGTCCGGGCCCTGCCGGACAGCGGGCTGCTGCGCCTCTACCTCATCGGCTTCGTCGCGATGGCCGCCTTCGTCACCGTCTACAACTACCTCGGCTTCCGCCTCATCGCCCCGCCCTTCTCGCTCTCCGAGGGCACCGCCGGACTGCTCTTCGTCACCTACGTCTCCGGCTCCTTCTCCTCCGCGCTCGCGGGCCGCCTCGTCGACCGCCTCAGCCGCCGCCTCGTCCTCGTGCCCGCGCTGCTCGTCACGCTCGGCGGCCTCGCGCTCATGCTGATACCGAGCCTCGGCGGGGTGATCCCCGGGCTCGTCGTCTTCACCATGGGCTTCTTCGCCGCGCACGCCGTCGCGAGCGGCTGGGTCGGGGCCCGTTCGAAGGCCATCGGGGTCCAGGGCGCGGCCGTCTACCTGTTCTTCTACTACGTGGGCAGCGCGCTCGGCGGCTCGGCGGGCGGCACCGTCTACGGCCACGGCCACTGGAGCGCGCTCACCCTCTACTCCGGCGTCCTCGTCCTCGTGGGCCTGCTCAGCGCGCTGAGCCTCGGCCGCTCGCGGAACGGCGGCGGCACCGGCGCCTCCGGCGCCGCCGCCTCGGGCGGGCGGCGCCCCACCACCGCGGTGGAGGTGCCGGCCGCCGCGCCCCGTACCCCGGAACGCTCCTGA
- a CDS encoding ATP-binding protein has protein sequence MAGVVNRRYHLACEPTRERLSQMRRIAAAHLRHWGLDLQVAPVCAALDELLRNVVEHAGTDDGRCALELRWSGRQLTVSVSDPDPRLPRLHSASTGGLGRVAALSDSWGTCATEDGGKVVWFTRRVADAQRVPLPQPVPDALAPEEQPLPVPLPVPQEGEPAPAEQPLRAAAEAR, from the coding sequence ATGGCTGGTGTGGTCAACCGCCGCTACCACCTCGCGTGCGAACCCACGCGGGAGCGGCTTTCCCAGATGCGGCGCATCGCCGCCGCCCACCTGCGCCACTGGGGCCTGGACCTCCAGGTCGCCCCCGTGTGCGCGGCCCTGGACGAACTGCTGCGCAATGTCGTCGAGCACGCGGGGACCGACGACGGGCGGTGCGCGCTGGAACTGCGCTGGAGCGGCAGACAGCTCACCGTCTCGGTCTCCGACCCCGACCCGCGGCTGCCCCGACTGCACTCCGCGAGCACGGGCGGCCTCGGCCGGGTCGCCGCGCTGAGCGACAGCTGGGGCACGTGCGCCACCGAGGACGGCGGCAAGGTCGTCTGGTTCACGCGCAGGGTCGCCGACGCCCAACGCGTGCCCCTCCCGCAGCCCGTCCCCGACGCGCTCGCCCCCGAGGAGCAGCCGCTGCCCGTACCCCTGCCGGTGCCGCAGGAGGGCGAGCCCGCTCCGGCGGAGCAGCCGCTGCGAGCCGCGGCCGAGGCGCGGTGA
- a CDS encoding DUF5133 domain-containing protein has product MARVLDRYRAWERLTLDHPANGTVRRRFEATAYTLCVLMARRTSREAAHAAEHYLGVTRRRGRAIAPPEPDRPEPVPPGRPLRPVAPRDAVPVG; this is encoded by the coding sequence GTGGCGCGCGTGCTCGACCGCTACCGGGCCTGGGAACGGCTCACGCTCGACCACCCCGCGAACGGCACCGTGCGCCGCCGCTTCGAGGCGACCGCGTACACGCTGTGCGTCCTCATGGCGCGCCGCACGAGCCGCGAGGCGGCCCACGCGGCCGAGCACTACCTCGGCGTCACCCGCCGCCGGGGCCGCGCGATCGCCCCGCCCGAGCCGGACCGTCCCGAACCGGTGCCCCCGGGCCGCCCCCTGCGCCCCGTCGCACCGCGCGACGCGGTACCCGTGGGCTGA
- a CDS encoding mycothiol transferase, protein MRGAELLSDGFGRISEEVHAAVEGLTGEQLGERLDPGANSIAWLVWHLSRVQDDHIADAAGEEQVWTGSGWAERLGLPFPDGATGYGMSAAEVGRVRVSAPEPLLGYFDAVRERSLAYVSGLSDADLDRVVDENWSPPVTLGVRLVSVLGDCHQHAGQAAFVRGVLERR, encoded by the coding sequence ATGCGCGGTGCGGAGCTGCTCAGTGACGGGTTCGGGCGGATTTCGGAGGAGGTGCACGCGGCGGTCGAGGGCCTGACGGGCGAGCAGCTCGGGGAGCGCCTCGATCCGGGGGCGAACTCGATCGCGTGGCTCGTGTGGCACCTGAGCCGGGTGCAGGACGACCACATCGCGGACGCGGCGGGCGAGGAGCAGGTGTGGACGGGGTCCGGGTGGGCGGAGCGGCTCGGGCTGCCGTTCCCCGACGGGGCGACCGGATACGGGATGAGCGCGGCGGAGGTGGGCCGGGTGCGGGTGAGCGCGCCGGAACCGCTGCTGGGCTACTTCGACGCGGTGCGGGAACGCAGCCTCGCGTACGTGTCGGGGCTCTCGGACGCGGACTTGGACCGCGTGGTCGACGAGAACTGGTCGCCCCCGGTCACGCTCGGCGTCCGCCTCGTGAGCGTCCTCGGGGACTGCCACCAGCACGCGGGCCAGGCGGCGTTCGTGCGGGGGGTGCTGGAACGGCGCTGA
- a CDS encoding MarR family winged helix-turn-helix transcriptional regulator has protein sequence MSKASPGPTPGYLVWRLANKWRVAVDRAVAPLGLTHAQYVVVASLYGMGRSGERPSQRRLADHTGLEALYVSKLARALESAGLLARTRDPHDPRAVQLALTDEGADIASRAIDLVQDLHERLLTPLGGPGTARTVAFTDELTALLGTPLAPPVPHDQRTQRSTP, from the coding sequence ATGAGCAAGGCGTCGCCGGGGCCCACTCCCGGTTATCTGGTGTGGCGGCTCGCCAACAAGTGGCGGGTGGCGGTCGATCGGGCGGTGGCCCCGCTGGGGCTGACGCACGCGCAGTACGTCGTGGTCGCCTCCCTGTACGGCATGGGGCGGTCGGGGGAGCGGCCCAGCCAGCGGCGGCTCGCCGACCACACCGGCTTGGAGGCGCTCTACGTCTCGAAGCTGGCGCGCGCGCTGGAATCGGCCGGCCTCCTCGCGCGCACCCGGGACCCGCACGACCCGCGCGCCGTCCAACTGGCCCTCACCGACGAGGGCGCGGACATCGCGAGCCGCGCCATCGACCTCGTCCAAGACCTGCACGAGCGTCTCCTGACACCGCTCGGCGGCCCCGGCACCGCGCGGACCGTCGCCTTCACGGACGAGCTGACCGCTCTGCTCGGCACCCCTCTCGCTCCACCCGTACCGCACGACCAGCGCACGCAGAGGAGCACACCATGA
- a CDS encoding alpha/beta fold hydrolase — MAEPVAHLDWGGDGPPVLLLHGLAGYAGEWEPVAVRLRERGHRVLAMDLRGHGGSVRHPRDTSANAHADDVAGLLERLGAGPAVLVGQSLGGRVALRVAAEHPSLVRGLALVEADARPASGAPGDAAIRWLRSWPLPFPDRASAAAWLGGGAVGDAWAGGLEERDGGLRPRFDVDVLARLFDALLRAPSWPAWTAPGLPVLLLVAEHGILAPAAVRAMLAARPDAWSLGVPGAGHDVHLERPDAVAGFLDAFLAARV; from the coding sequence GTGGCCGAACCGGTGGCTCACCTGGACTGGGGCGGTGACGGTCCGCCCGTCCTGCTCCTGCACGGCCTCGCCGGGTACGCGGGGGAGTGGGAGCCGGTCGCCGTGCGTCTGCGCGAGCGGGGGCACCGCGTGCTCGCGATGGACCTGCGGGGGCACGGCGGCAGTGTGCGCCACCCGCGCGACACGAGCGCGAACGCGCACGCCGACGACGTCGCCGGGCTGCTTGAGCGCCTCGGTGCCGGGCCCGCCGTACTCGTCGGGCAGTCGCTCGGTGGACGGGTGGCCCTGCGCGTCGCGGCCGAACACCCCTCCCTCGTACGGGGCCTGGCGCTCGTCGAGGCGGATGCGCGGCCCGCGTCCGGGGCGCCCGGCGATGCCGCGATCCGCTGGCTGCGGTCGTGGCCGCTGCCCTTCCCGGACCGTGCGAGCGCCGCGGCGTGGCTCGGCGGGGGAGCGGTCGGGGACGCGTGGGCGGGCGGGCTCGAAGAGCGCGACGGCGGCCTCCGGCCGCGCTTCGACGTGGACGTGCTCGCTCGGCTCTTCGACGCCCTTCTCCGCGCGCCCTCCTGGCCCGCCTGGACCGCGCCGGGACTGCCCGTCCTGCTGCTCGTCGCCGAGCACGGCATCCTCGCCCCGGCGGCGGTGCGGGCCATGCTCGCCGCACGGCCCGACGCCTGGTCCCTCGGGGTGCCGGGCGCCGGGCACGACGTGCACCTCGAACGGCCGGACGCCGTGGCCGGGTTCCTCGACGCGTTCCTCGCGGCCCGCGTCTGA
- a CDS encoding MMPL family transporter, with amino-acid sequence MAQRLYALGRWAARRRGRVLAVWLLLLAVAVGLGTTLNGKLSTEFSVPGIESQEAQDLLKEKFPEAAGGTARVVFEAPKGDTLTGAKEQRAIGATLKKVAAVPGVLDVADPTKTGTVSKDRTIAYADAVFGKPAQDVPQSAKDKLDDALDPARDAGLKAELGGTVSTPPVEVGGPAEVIGIVIAFVVLAVTLGSLLAAGLPLLTAVIGVGVGVMTVQFLSRFIEMTNTATILALMIGLAVGIDYALFLVSRHREQLADPDEDVHDSIGRATATAGSAVTFAGVTVIIALAALASAGIPFLTVMGLAAAGTVLVAVLVALTLVPALLGFLGERLRPKAKQGGTAGAGDTEGAAGATGNPGRGRVPGAWGLAWGRLMTRFPIPVLVVCVVGMLALAVPAKSLRLGLPSNETQPTASTQHKSYELLQKGFGPGFNATLLIAVDGTKVPAKEREGIVKQVAATVQKDPDVATLAPPNTNKDGTLTVLGVVPKSGPDDQRTTDLVHRLRDEATKPVDRAGGTAYVAGQTAAGIDVSAKLSSALPLFIAIIVVLALLLLMIAFRSVLVPLKAVLGFLLSIAASLGAVVWVFQYGHLDGIFQVAAAAPIVSFLPVLLIGVLFGLAMDYEVFLVSRMREHYHHHRDARAAVEHGVERSGRVVTAAALIMASVFGGFIFNHDPIIKSIGFALTIGVLLDAFVVRLTVVPAVLALLGRYAWALPRWLDKAVPNVDIEGDSLPPRPGTDGAKE; translated from the coding sequence GTGGCACAACGTTTGTACGCGCTGGGACGTTGGGCGGCACGCCGCCGCGGGCGAGTGCTCGCGGTGTGGCTGCTGCTGCTCGCGGTGGCGGTCGGGCTCGGCACGACCCTCAACGGGAAGCTGTCGACCGAGTTCTCGGTGCCGGGGATCGAGTCGCAGGAGGCACAGGACCTCCTCAAGGAGAAGTTCCCCGAGGCGGCGGGCGGCACCGCGCGTGTCGTCTTCGAGGCGCCGAAGGGCGACACGCTGACGGGCGCGAAGGAACAGCGCGCCATCGGGGCGACGCTCAAGAAGGTCGCCGCGGTCCCCGGCGTCCTCGACGTCGCCGATCCCACGAAGACGGGCACCGTCTCGAAGGACCGCACGATCGCCTACGCGGACGCCGTGTTCGGCAAGCCCGCGCAGGACGTGCCGCAGTCCGCGAAGGACAAGCTCGACGACGCGCTCGACCCGGCCCGCGACGCGGGCCTCAAGGCCGAACTCGGCGGCACGGTCTCCACACCGCCCGTCGAGGTGGGCGGCCCGGCCGAGGTCATCGGCATCGTCATCGCCTTCGTCGTCCTCGCGGTCACGCTCGGCTCGCTGCTCGCCGCCGGACTCCCGCTGCTCACCGCCGTGATCGGCGTCGGGGTGGGCGTGATGACGGTGCAGTTCCTGTCCCGGTTCATCGAGATGACGAACACGGCGACCATTTTGGCGCTGATGATCGGCCTCGCGGTAGGCATCGACTACGCCCTCTTCCTCGTCTCGCGCCACCGCGAACAGCTCGCGGACCCGGACGAGGACGTGCACGACTCGATCGGGCGGGCCACCGCGACGGCGGGCAGCGCGGTCACCTTCGCCGGTGTCACCGTGATCATCGCCCTCGCCGCGCTCGCCTCGGCGGGCATCCCCTTCCTGACGGTGATGGGCCTCGCGGCGGCCGGCACGGTGCTCGTCGCGGTACTGGTCGCGCTCACGCTCGTACCGGCGCTCCTCGGCTTCCTCGGCGAACGGCTGCGGCCGAAGGCGAAGCAGGGCGGGACGGCGGGGGCCGGAGACACTGAGGGCGCTGCGGGCGCCACGGGCAATCCCGGCCGCGGGCGCGTGCCCGGCGCCTGGGGGCTGGCCTGGGGGCGTCTCATGACGCGCTTCCCGATCCCGGTGCTCGTCGTGTGCGTCGTCGGGATGCTCGCCCTCGCGGTCCCCGCGAAGAGCCTGCGCCTGGGCCTGCCGAGCAACGAGACGCAGCCCACGGCGAGCACCCAGCACAAGAGCTACGAACTCCTCCAGAAGGGCTTCGGCCCCGGCTTCAACGCGACGCTGCTCATCGCCGTCGACGGGACGAAGGTGCCCGCGAAGGAACGCGAGGGCATCGTCAAGCAGGTCGCCGCGACGGTCCAGAAGGACCCCGACGTCGCGACCCTCGCGCCCCCCAACACCAACAAGGACGGCACCCTCACGGTCCTCGGCGTCGTCCCCAAGTCCGGCCCCGACGACCAGCGCACGACGGACCTCGTGCACCGGCTGCGCGACGAGGCGACCAAGCCCGTCGACCGGGCGGGCGGCACGGCCTACGTCGCCGGGCAGACCGCCGCGGGCATCGACGTCTCGGCGAAGCTCTCCAGCGCGCTGCCGCTCTTCATCGCGATCATCGTCGTCCTGGCGCTGCTCCTGCTCATGATCGCCTTCCGTTCGGTCCTCGTCCCGCTCAAGGCGGTGCTCGGCTTCCTGCTCTCGATCGCGGCGAGCCTCGGCGCGGTGGTGTGGGTCTTCCAGTACGGGCACCTCGACGGGATCTTCCAAGTCGCCGCCGCCGCACCGATCGTCAGCTTCCTGCCCGTCCTGCTCATCGGGGTGCTTTTCGGGCTCGCGATGGACTACGAGGTCTTCCTCGTGAGCCGCATGCGCGAGCACTACCACCACCACCGCGACGCCCGCGCCGCCGTCGAGCACGGCGTGGAGCGCAGCGGACGGGTCGTCACGGCGGCGGCGCTCATCATGGCCTCGGTCTTCGGCGGCTTCATCTTCAACCACGACCCGATCATCAAGTCCATCGGCTTCGCCCTGACGATCGGTGTGCTCCTCGACGCCTTCGTGGTCCGCCTCACGGTCGTCCCCGCCGTCCTCGCCCTCCTCGGCCGCTACGCGTGGGCGCTCCCCCGCTGGCTCGACAAGGCGGTGCCGAACGTCGACATCGAGGGCGACAGCCTGCCACCGAGGCCGGGCACGGACGGCGCCAAGGAGTGA
- a CDS encoding TetR/AcrR family transcriptional regulator, whose product MHRVTDGAGLRERGKAKRRAAITRAAFELFAEQGFDATTVAEIAAAAEVSPRTVTLYFRSKQDIAFATFDSSVEALTEALRSRAPGLPAVHALESWLREELACHDDLDEMGVRMFEANPELRAVKTARMAAVIEEGASILAEDTGQRPGSLGPRLAAAAAAAVITEIVEHPEGADRNGAITLAMAFLRGGVDAMIASENEKQAAGT is encoded by the coding sequence ATGCACAGGGTCACTGACGGGGCGGGGTTGCGGGAGCGGGGCAAGGCCAAACGGCGGGCCGCCATCACGCGCGCGGCCTTCGAGCTCTTCGCCGAGCAGGGCTTCGACGCCACGACGGTCGCGGAGATCGCCGCCGCCGCCGAGGTCTCGCCGCGCACCGTGACCCTCTACTTCCGCTCCAAGCAGGACATCGCCTTCGCCACGTTCGACAGTTCCGTCGAAGCGCTCACCGAGGCCCTGCGCTCGCGTGCCCCCGGTCTCCCCGCCGTACACGCCCTGGAGAGCTGGTTGCGCGAGGAACTCGCCTGTCACGACGACCTCGACGAGATGGGCGTGCGCATGTTCGAGGCGAACCCCGAGCTGCGGGCGGTGAAGACGGCGCGCATGGCGGCCGTCATCGAGGAGGGCGCCAGCATCCTCGCCGAGGACACCGGGCAGCGGCCGGGCTCCCTCGGTCCCCGCCTCGCCGCCGCCGCGGCTGCCGCCGTCATCACCGAGATCGTCGAGCACCCCGAGGGCGCCGACCGCAACGGGGCGATCACCCTCGCGATGGCGTTCCTCAGGGGCGGCGTGGACGCGATGATCGCCTCGGAGAACGAGAAGCAGGCCGCCGGGACGTAG
- a CDS encoding GNAT family N-acetyltransferase — MLIREATAADWQAVWPFFRDICAAGETFAYPLHPSEEEARAMWMLPAPAHVVVAEEAGTVLGTANMYANRSGNGAHVASASYMVDPAHQGRGTGRALVAYSLDWARAAGFRRIQYNAVVETNAPALALYRDLGFEILGTLPEGFRHPRLGYVGLHSLHRAL, encoded by the coding sequence ATGCTGATACGCGAGGCCACGGCGGCCGACTGGCAGGCCGTCTGGCCCTTCTTCCGCGACATCTGCGCGGCGGGCGAGACCTTCGCCTACCCCCTCCACCCCTCGGAGGAGGAGGCCCGCGCGATGTGGATGCTGCCCGCCCCGGCGCACGTCGTCGTCGCCGAGGAGGCGGGCACCGTCCTCGGCACCGCGAACATGTACGCCAACCGTTCCGGCAACGGCGCGCACGTGGCGAGCGCGAGCTACATGGTCGACCCCGCGCACCAGGGCCGCGGCACGGGCCGCGCCCTCGTCGCGTACAGCCTCGACTGGGCGCGCGCGGCGGGCTTCCGCCGTATCCAGTACAACGCCGTCGTCGAGACCAACGCCCCCGCCCTCGCCCTCTACCGCGACCTCGGCTTCGAGATCCTCGGCACCCTCCCCGAGGGCTTCCGCCACCCGCGGCTCGGATACGTGGGGCTCCACAGCCTGCACCGGGCGCTGTAG